A genomic segment from Zonotrichia albicollis isolate bZonAlb1 chromosome 21, bZonAlb1.hap1, whole genome shotgun sequence encodes:
- the GRIN1 gene encoding glutamate receptor ionotropic, NMDA 1 isoform X17, which yields MSTMRLLLLALLFSSSFARAGCDPKIVNIGAVLSTKKHEQIFREAVNQANKRHGTWKLQLNATSVTHKPNAIQMALSVCEDLISSQVYAILVSHPPAPNDHLTPTPVSYTAGFYRIPVIGLTTRMSIYSDKSIHLSFLRTVPPYSHQANVWFEMMRVFNWNHVILIVSDDHEGRAAQKKLETLLEEKESKSKKRNYENLDQLSYDNKRGPKAEKVLQFDPGTKNVTALLLEAKELEARVIILSASEDDAATVYRSAAMLNMTGSGYVWLVGEREISGNALRYAPDGVIGLQLINGKNESAHISDAVAVVAQAVHDLFEKENITDPPRGCVGNTNIWKTGPLFKRVLMSSKYSEGVTGRVEFNEDGDRKFANYSIMNLQNRKLVQVGIYNGSNVLTNDRKIIWPGGETEKPQGYQMSTKLKIVTIHQEPFVYVKPTQADGTCREEFTINGDPVKKVFCTGPNETIPGRPTVALCCYGFCIDLLIRLAGVMNFTYEVHLVADGKFGTQERVNNSNKKEWNGMMGELLSGQADMIVAPLTINNERAQYIEFSKPFKYQGLTILVKKEIPRSTLDSFMQPFQSTLWLLVGLSVHVVAVMLYLLDRFSPFGRFKVNSEEEEEDALTLSSAMWFSWGVLLNSGIGEGAPRSFSARILGMVWAGFAMIIVASYTANLAAFLVLDRPEERITGINDPRLRNPSDKFIYATVKQSSVDIYFRRQVELSTMYRHMEKHNYESAAEAIQAVRDNKLHAFIWDSAVLEFEASQKCDLVTTGELFFRSGFGIGMRKDSPWKQNVSLAILKSHENGFMEDLDKTWVRYQECDSRSNAPATLTFENMAGVFMLVAGGIVAGIFLIFIEIAYKRHKDARRKQMQLAFAAVNVWRKNLQEETSEH from the exons ATGAGCACcatgcggctgctgctgctcgccCTCCTCTTCTCCTCGTCCTTCGCTCGCGCCGGCTGCGACCCGAAGATCGTCAATATCGGCGCGGTGCTGAGCACCAAGAAGCACGAGCAGATCTTCCGCGAGGCGGTGAACCAGGCCAACAAGCGGCACGGCACCTGGAAGCTCCAGCTCAACGCCACCTCCGTCACCCACAAGCCCAACGCCATCCAGATGGCCCTGTCCGTCTGCGAGGACCTCATCTCCAGCCAG GTCTATGCAATATTAGTTAGtcaccctcctgctcccaacGATCACCTAACACCAACACCTGTATCATACACAGCTGgcttctacaggatccctgtcATTGGTCTGACAACACGCATGTCTATATACTCTGATAAG AGCATCCACCTGTCCTTTTTGCGCACGGTCCCACCCTACTCTCACCAGGCCAACGTCTGGTTTGAGATGATGAGAGTCTTCAACTGGAACCATGTCATCCTGATAGTCAGCGACGACCACGAGGGTCGTGCTGCACAGAAGAAGCTGGAGACCCTCCTGGAGGAGAAAGAGTCCAAG AGTAAAAAAAGGAACTATGAAAACCTCGACCAACTTTCCTATGACAACAAGCGAGGACCCAAG GCTGAGAAAGTGCTTCAGTTTGACCCTGGGACCAAAAATGTGACAGcgctgctgctggaggcgaaGGAGCTGGAGGCCAGGGTCATCATCCTCTCTGCCAG CGAGGATGACGCGGCCACGGTGTACAGATCAGCAGCCATGCTCAACATGACGGGCTCGGGCTACGTGTGGCTGGTGGGGGAGCGGGAGATCTCGGGCAATGCCCTGCGCTACGCCCCGGACG GAGTGATCGGCCTGCAGCTCATCAACGGCAAGAACGAGTCTGCCCACATCAGTGACGCTGTCGCCGTGGTGGCCCAGGCCGTGCACGACTTGTTCGAGAAGGAGAATATCACAGACCCACCGCGGGGCTGCGTGGGCAACACCAACATCTGGAAGACAGGACCCCTTTTTAAGAG GGTGTTGATGTCCTCCAAGTACTCAGAGGGTGTCACCGGCCGGGTGGAGTTCAATGAGGACGGGGACAGGAAATTTGCCAACTACAGCATCATGAACCTGCAGAACCGAAAACTGGTCCAGGTTGGGATTTACAACGGCAGCAAT GTCCTGACCAATGACAGGAAGATCATCTGGCCAGGAGGGGAAACTGAGAAACCTCAAGGCTATCAGATGTCAACCAAACTGAAG ATTGTGACCATCCACCAAGAGCCCTTTGTGTATGTGAAGCCCACTCAGGCAGATGGGACATGTAGGGAGGAATTCACCATCAATGGAGATCCTGTCAAAAAGGTTTTCTGCACTGGACCCAATGAGACCATCCCAG GCCGTCCCaccgtggccctgtgctgctacGGCTTCTGCATCGACCTGCTCATCCGCCTGGCAGGCGTGATGAACTTCACCTACGAGGTTCACCTGGTGGCTGATGGTAAATTTGGTACCCAAGAGAGG GTGAACAACAGCAACAAGAAGGAGTGGAACGGGATGATGGGGGAGCTGCTGAGCGGCCAGGCTGACATGATTGTGGCTCCCCTCACCATCAACAACGAGCGGGCTCAGTACATTGAGTTCTCCAAGCCCTTCAAGTACCAGGGCCTCACCATCCTCGTGAAGAAG GAAATCCCCCGCAGCACCCTGGACTCGTTCATGCAGCCCTTCCAGAGCACGCTCTGGCTGCTGGTGGGACTGTCTGTGCACGTGGTGGCAGTGATGTTGTACCTCTTAGACCGATTCAG TCCATTTGGCCGGTTCAAAGTAAacagtgaggaggaggaggaagatgccCTGACTCTCTCCTCAGCCATGTGGTTCTCCTGGGGAGTCCTGCTGAACTCTGGCATTGGAGAAG gtgcTCCCCGGAGTTTCTCTGCCCGTATCCTTGGCATGGTGTGGGCTGGCTTTGCTATGATCATTGTGGCTTCATACACTGCCAACCTGGCAGCCTTCCTGGTGTTGGACCGACCTGAGGAGAGGATCACAGGCATCAACGACCCCCGG CTGCGCAACCCCTCGGATAAGTTCATCTACGCCACGGTgaagcagagctctgtggacATCTACTTCCGACGGCAGGTGGAGCTGAGCACCATGTACCGGCACATGGAGAAGCACAACTACGAGAGCGCTGCCGAGGCCATCCAGGCAGTGAGGGACAA CAAGCTCCACGCCTTCATCTGGGACTCGGCGGTGCTGGAGTTCGAGGCCTCCCAGAAGTGTGACCTGGTGACCACGGGGGAGCTCTTCTTCCGCTCCGGCTTCGGGATCGGCATGCGCAAGGACAGCCCCTGGAAGCAGAACGTCTCCCTGGCCATCCTCAA GTCTCATGAGAACGGCTTCATGGAGGATTTGGACAAGACTTGGGTGAGGTATCAAGAGTGTGATTCCCGTAGCAATGCCCCAGCAACACTCACCTTTGAAAATATGGCAG GTGTGTTTATGCTGGTGGCTGGAGGTATTGTTGCCgggatatttttaatattcataGAGATAGCTTACAAAAGGCATAAGGACGCGCGGAGGAAGCAGATGCAGCTGGCGTTTGCGGCCGTTAATGTGTGGAGGAAAAACCTGCAG GAGGAAACGTCAGAGCACTAG
- the GRIN1 gene encoding glutamate receptor ionotropic, NMDA 1 isoform X14: MSTMRLLLLALLFSSSFARAGCDPKIVNIGAVLSTKKHEQIFREAVNQANKRHGTWKLQLNATSVTHKPNAIQMALSVCEDLISSQVYAILVSHPPAPNDHLTPTPVSYTAGFYRIPVIGLTTRMSIYSDKSIHLSFLRTVPPYSHQANVWFEMMRVFNWNHVILIVSDDHEGRAAQKKLETLLEEKESKAEKVLQFDPGTKNVTALLLEAKELEARVIILSASEDDAATVYRSAAMLNMTGSGYVWLVGEREISGNALRYAPDGVIGLQLINGKNESAHISDAVAVVAQAVHDLFEKENITDPPRGCVGNTNIWKTGPLFKRVLMSSKYSEGVTGRVEFNEDGDRKFANYSIMNLQNRKLVQVGIYNGSNVLTNDRKIIWPGGETEKPQGYQMSTKLKIVTIHQEPFVYVKPTQADGTCREEFTINGDPVKKVFCTGPNETIPGRPTVALCCYGFCIDLLIRLAGVMNFTYEVHLVADGKFGTQERVNNSNKKEWNGMMGELLSGQADMIVAPLTINNERAQYIEFSKPFKYQGLTILVKKEIPRSTLDSFMQPFQSTLWLLVGLSVHVVAVMLYLLDRFSPFGRFKVNSEEEEEDALTLSSAMWFSWGVLLNSGIGEGAPRSFSARILGMVWAGFAMIIVASYTANLAAFLVLDRPEERITGINDPRLRNPSDKFIYATVKQSSVDIYFRRQVELSTMYRHMEKHNYESAAEAIQAVRDNKLHAFIWDSAVLEFEASQKCDLVTTGELFFRSGFGIGMRKDSPWKQNVSLAILKSHENGFMEDLDKTWVRYQECDSRSNAPATLTFENMAGVFMLVAGGIVAGIFLIFIEIAYKRHKDARRKQMQLAFAAVNVWRKNLQDRKSGRAEPDPKKKATFRSITSTLASSFKRRRSSKDTQYHPTDITGQLNLSDPSVSTVV, translated from the exons ATGAGCACcatgcggctgctgctgctcgccCTCCTCTTCTCCTCGTCCTTCGCTCGCGCCGGCTGCGACCCGAAGATCGTCAATATCGGCGCGGTGCTGAGCACCAAGAAGCACGAGCAGATCTTCCGCGAGGCGGTGAACCAGGCCAACAAGCGGCACGGCACCTGGAAGCTCCAGCTCAACGCCACCTCCGTCACCCACAAGCCCAACGCCATCCAGATGGCCCTGTCCGTCTGCGAGGACCTCATCTCCAGCCAG GTCTATGCAATATTAGTTAGtcaccctcctgctcccaacGATCACCTAACACCAACACCTGTATCATACACAGCTGgcttctacaggatccctgtcATTGGTCTGACAACACGCATGTCTATATACTCTGATAAG AGCATCCACCTGTCCTTTTTGCGCACGGTCCCACCCTACTCTCACCAGGCCAACGTCTGGTTTGAGATGATGAGAGTCTTCAACTGGAACCATGTCATCCTGATAGTCAGCGACGACCACGAGGGTCGTGCTGCACAGAAGAAGCTGGAGACCCTCCTGGAGGAGAAAGAGTCCAAG GCTGAGAAAGTGCTTCAGTTTGACCCTGGGACCAAAAATGTGACAGcgctgctgctggaggcgaaGGAGCTGGAGGCCAGGGTCATCATCCTCTCTGCCAG CGAGGATGACGCGGCCACGGTGTACAGATCAGCAGCCATGCTCAACATGACGGGCTCGGGCTACGTGTGGCTGGTGGGGGAGCGGGAGATCTCGGGCAATGCCCTGCGCTACGCCCCGGACG GAGTGATCGGCCTGCAGCTCATCAACGGCAAGAACGAGTCTGCCCACATCAGTGACGCTGTCGCCGTGGTGGCCCAGGCCGTGCACGACTTGTTCGAGAAGGAGAATATCACAGACCCACCGCGGGGCTGCGTGGGCAACACCAACATCTGGAAGACAGGACCCCTTTTTAAGAG GGTGTTGATGTCCTCCAAGTACTCAGAGGGTGTCACCGGCCGGGTGGAGTTCAATGAGGACGGGGACAGGAAATTTGCCAACTACAGCATCATGAACCTGCAGAACCGAAAACTGGTCCAGGTTGGGATTTACAACGGCAGCAAT GTCCTGACCAATGACAGGAAGATCATCTGGCCAGGAGGGGAAACTGAGAAACCTCAAGGCTATCAGATGTCAACCAAACTGAAG ATTGTGACCATCCACCAAGAGCCCTTTGTGTATGTGAAGCCCACTCAGGCAGATGGGACATGTAGGGAGGAATTCACCATCAATGGAGATCCTGTCAAAAAGGTTTTCTGCACTGGACCCAATGAGACCATCCCAG GCCGTCCCaccgtggccctgtgctgctacGGCTTCTGCATCGACCTGCTCATCCGCCTGGCAGGCGTGATGAACTTCACCTACGAGGTTCACCTGGTGGCTGATGGTAAATTTGGTACCCAAGAGAGG GTGAACAACAGCAACAAGAAGGAGTGGAACGGGATGATGGGGGAGCTGCTGAGCGGCCAGGCTGACATGATTGTGGCTCCCCTCACCATCAACAACGAGCGGGCTCAGTACATTGAGTTCTCCAAGCCCTTCAAGTACCAGGGCCTCACCATCCTCGTGAAGAAG GAAATCCCCCGCAGCACCCTGGACTCGTTCATGCAGCCCTTCCAGAGCACGCTCTGGCTGCTGGTGGGACTGTCTGTGCACGTGGTGGCAGTGATGTTGTACCTCTTAGACCGATTCAG TCCATTTGGCCGGTTCAAAGTAAacagtgaggaggaggaggaagatgccCTGACTCTCTCCTCAGCCATGTGGTTCTCCTGGGGAGTCCTGCTGAACTCTGGCATTGGAGAAG gtgcTCCCCGGAGTTTCTCTGCCCGTATCCTTGGCATGGTGTGGGCTGGCTTTGCTATGATCATTGTGGCTTCATACACTGCCAACCTGGCAGCCTTCCTGGTGTTGGACCGACCTGAGGAGAGGATCACAGGCATCAACGACCCCCGG CTGCGCAACCCCTCGGATAAGTTCATCTACGCCACGGTgaagcagagctctgtggacATCTACTTCCGACGGCAGGTGGAGCTGAGCACCATGTACCGGCACATGGAGAAGCACAACTACGAGAGCGCTGCCGAGGCCATCCAGGCAGTGAGGGACAA CAAGCTCCACGCCTTCATCTGGGACTCGGCGGTGCTGGAGTTCGAGGCCTCCCAGAAGTGTGACCTGGTGACCACGGGGGAGCTCTTCTTCCGCTCCGGCTTCGGGATCGGCATGCGCAAGGACAGCCCCTGGAAGCAGAACGTCTCCCTGGCCATCCTCAA GTCTCATGAGAACGGCTTCATGGAGGATTTGGACAAGACTTGGGTGAGGTATCAAGAGTGTGATTCCCGTAGCAATGCCCCAGCAACACTCACCTTTGAAAATATGGCAG GTGTGTTTATGCTGGTGGCTGGAGGTATTGTTGCCgggatatttttaatattcataGAGATAGCTTACAAAAGGCATAAGGACGCGCGGAGGAAGCAGATGCAGCTGGCGTTTGCGGCCGTTAATGTGTGGAGGAAAAACCTGCAG
- the GRIN1 gene encoding glutamate receptor ionotropic, NMDA 1 isoform X16: MSTMRLLLLALLFSSSFARAGCDPKIVNIGAVLSTKKHEQIFREAVNQANKRHGTWKLQLNATSVTHKPNAIQMALSVCEDLISSQVYAILVSHPPAPNDHLTPTPVSYTAGFYRIPVIGLTTRMSIYSDKSIHLSFLRTVPPYSHQANVWFEMMRVFNWNHVILIVSDDHEGRAAQKKLETLLEEKESKSKKRNYENLDQLSYDNKRGPKAEKVLQFDPGTKNVTALLLEAKELEARVIILSASEDDAATVYRSAAMLNMTGSGYVWLVGEREISGNALRYAPDGVIGLQLINGKNESAHISDAVAVVAQAVHDLFEKENITDPPRGCVGNTNIWKTGPLFKRVLMSSKYSEGVTGRVEFNEDGDRKFANYSIMNLQNRKLVQVGIYNGSNVLTNDRKIIWPGGETEKPQGYQMSTKLKIVTIHQEPFVYVKPTQADGTCREEFTINGDPVKKVFCTGPNETIPGRPTVALCCYGFCIDLLIRLAGVMNFTYEVHLVADGKFGTQERVNNSNKKEWNGMMGELLSGQADMIVAPLTINNERAQYIEFSKPFKYQGLTILVKKEIPRSTLDSFMQPFQSTLWLLVGLSVHVVAVMLYLLDRFSPFGRFKVNSEEEEEDALTLSSAMWFSWGVLLNSGIGEGAPRSFSARILGMVWAGFAMIIVASYTANLAAFLVLDRPEERITGINDPRLRNPSDKFIYATVKQSSVDIYFRRQVELSTMYRHMEKHNYESAAEAIQAVRDNKLHAFIWDSAVLEFEASQKCDLVTTGELFFRSGFGIGMRKDSPWKQNVSLAILKSHENGFMEDLDKTWVRYQECDSRSNAPATLTFENMAGVFMLVAGGIVAGIFLIFIEIAYKRHKDARRKQMQLAFAAVNVWRKNLQYHPTDITGQLNLSDPSVSTVV, from the exons ATGAGCACcatgcggctgctgctgctcgccCTCCTCTTCTCCTCGTCCTTCGCTCGCGCCGGCTGCGACCCGAAGATCGTCAATATCGGCGCGGTGCTGAGCACCAAGAAGCACGAGCAGATCTTCCGCGAGGCGGTGAACCAGGCCAACAAGCGGCACGGCACCTGGAAGCTCCAGCTCAACGCCACCTCCGTCACCCACAAGCCCAACGCCATCCAGATGGCCCTGTCCGTCTGCGAGGACCTCATCTCCAGCCAG GTCTATGCAATATTAGTTAGtcaccctcctgctcccaacGATCACCTAACACCAACACCTGTATCATACACAGCTGgcttctacaggatccctgtcATTGGTCTGACAACACGCATGTCTATATACTCTGATAAG AGCATCCACCTGTCCTTTTTGCGCACGGTCCCACCCTACTCTCACCAGGCCAACGTCTGGTTTGAGATGATGAGAGTCTTCAACTGGAACCATGTCATCCTGATAGTCAGCGACGACCACGAGGGTCGTGCTGCACAGAAGAAGCTGGAGACCCTCCTGGAGGAGAAAGAGTCCAAG AGTAAAAAAAGGAACTATGAAAACCTCGACCAACTTTCCTATGACAACAAGCGAGGACCCAAG GCTGAGAAAGTGCTTCAGTTTGACCCTGGGACCAAAAATGTGACAGcgctgctgctggaggcgaaGGAGCTGGAGGCCAGGGTCATCATCCTCTCTGCCAG CGAGGATGACGCGGCCACGGTGTACAGATCAGCAGCCATGCTCAACATGACGGGCTCGGGCTACGTGTGGCTGGTGGGGGAGCGGGAGATCTCGGGCAATGCCCTGCGCTACGCCCCGGACG GAGTGATCGGCCTGCAGCTCATCAACGGCAAGAACGAGTCTGCCCACATCAGTGACGCTGTCGCCGTGGTGGCCCAGGCCGTGCACGACTTGTTCGAGAAGGAGAATATCACAGACCCACCGCGGGGCTGCGTGGGCAACACCAACATCTGGAAGACAGGACCCCTTTTTAAGAG GGTGTTGATGTCCTCCAAGTACTCAGAGGGTGTCACCGGCCGGGTGGAGTTCAATGAGGACGGGGACAGGAAATTTGCCAACTACAGCATCATGAACCTGCAGAACCGAAAACTGGTCCAGGTTGGGATTTACAACGGCAGCAAT GTCCTGACCAATGACAGGAAGATCATCTGGCCAGGAGGGGAAACTGAGAAACCTCAAGGCTATCAGATGTCAACCAAACTGAAG ATTGTGACCATCCACCAAGAGCCCTTTGTGTATGTGAAGCCCACTCAGGCAGATGGGACATGTAGGGAGGAATTCACCATCAATGGAGATCCTGTCAAAAAGGTTTTCTGCACTGGACCCAATGAGACCATCCCAG GCCGTCCCaccgtggccctgtgctgctacGGCTTCTGCATCGACCTGCTCATCCGCCTGGCAGGCGTGATGAACTTCACCTACGAGGTTCACCTGGTGGCTGATGGTAAATTTGGTACCCAAGAGAGG GTGAACAACAGCAACAAGAAGGAGTGGAACGGGATGATGGGGGAGCTGCTGAGCGGCCAGGCTGACATGATTGTGGCTCCCCTCACCATCAACAACGAGCGGGCTCAGTACATTGAGTTCTCCAAGCCCTTCAAGTACCAGGGCCTCACCATCCTCGTGAAGAAG GAAATCCCCCGCAGCACCCTGGACTCGTTCATGCAGCCCTTCCAGAGCACGCTCTGGCTGCTGGTGGGACTGTCTGTGCACGTGGTGGCAGTGATGTTGTACCTCTTAGACCGATTCAG TCCATTTGGCCGGTTCAAAGTAAacagtgaggaggaggaggaagatgccCTGACTCTCTCCTCAGCCATGTGGTTCTCCTGGGGAGTCCTGCTGAACTCTGGCATTGGAGAAG gtgcTCCCCGGAGTTTCTCTGCCCGTATCCTTGGCATGGTGTGGGCTGGCTTTGCTATGATCATTGTGGCTTCATACACTGCCAACCTGGCAGCCTTCCTGGTGTTGGACCGACCTGAGGAGAGGATCACAGGCATCAACGACCCCCGG CTGCGCAACCCCTCGGATAAGTTCATCTACGCCACGGTgaagcagagctctgtggacATCTACTTCCGACGGCAGGTGGAGCTGAGCACCATGTACCGGCACATGGAGAAGCACAACTACGAGAGCGCTGCCGAGGCCATCCAGGCAGTGAGGGACAA CAAGCTCCACGCCTTCATCTGGGACTCGGCGGTGCTGGAGTTCGAGGCCTCCCAGAAGTGTGACCTGGTGACCACGGGGGAGCTCTTCTTCCGCTCCGGCTTCGGGATCGGCATGCGCAAGGACAGCCCCTGGAAGCAGAACGTCTCCCTGGCCATCCTCAA GTCTCATGAGAACGGCTTCATGGAGGATTTGGACAAGACTTGGGTGAGGTATCAAGAGTGTGATTCCCGTAGCAATGCCCCAGCAACACTCACCTTTGAAAATATGGCAG GTGTGTTTATGCTGGTGGCTGGAGGTATTGTTGCCgggatatttttaatattcataGAGATAGCTTACAAAAGGCATAAGGACGCGCGGAGGAAGCAGATGCAGCTGGCGTTTGCGGCCGTTAATGTGTGGAGGAAAAACCTGCAG
- the GRIN1 gene encoding glutamate receptor ionotropic, NMDA 1 isoform X12 has protein sequence MSTMRLLLLALLFSSSFARAGCDPKIVNIGAVLSTKKHEQIFREAVNQANKRHGTWKLQLNATSVTHKPNAIQMALSVCEDLISSQVYAILVSHPPAPNDHLTPTPVSYTAGFYRIPVIGLTTRMSIYSDKSIHLSFLRTVPPYSHQANVWFEMMRVFNWNHVILIVSDDHEGRAAQKKLETLLEEKESKSKKRNYENLDQLSYDNKRGPKAEKVLQFDPGTKNVTALLLEAKELEARVIILSASEDDAATVYRSAAMLNMTGSGYVWLVGEREISGNALRYAPDGVIGLQLINGKNESAHISDAVAVVAQAVHDLFEKENITDPPRGCVGNTNIWKTGPLFKRVLMSSKYSEGVTGRVEFNEDGDRKFANYSIMNLQNRKLVQVGIYNGSNVLTNDRKIIWPGGETEKPQGYQMSTKLKIVTIHQEPFVYVKPTQADGTCREEFTINGDPVKKVFCTGPNETIPGRPTVALCCYGFCIDLLIRLAGVMNFTYEVHLVADGKFGTQERVNNSNKKEWNGMMGELLSGQADMIVAPLTINNERAQYIEFSKPFKYQGLTILVKKEIPRSTLDSFMQPFQSTLWLLVGLSVHVVAVMLYLLDRFSPFGRFKVNSEEEEEDALTLSSAMWFSWGVLLNSGIGEGAPRSFSARILGMVWAGFAMIIVASYTANLAAFLVLDRPEERITGINDPRLRNPSDKFIYATVKQSSVDIYFRRQVELSTMYRHMEKHNYESAAEAIQAVRDNKLHAFIWDSAVLEFEASQKCDLVTTGELFFRSGFGIGMRKDSPWKQNVSLAILKSHENGFMEDLDKTWVRYQECDSRSNAPATLTFENMAGVFMLVAGGIVAGIFLIFIEIAYKRHKDARRKQMQLAFAAVNVWRKNLQDRKSGRAEPDPKKKATFRSITSTLASSFKRRRSSKDTYHPTDITGQLNLSDPSVSTVV, from the exons ATGAGCACcatgcggctgctgctgctcgccCTCCTCTTCTCCTCGTCCTTCGCTCGCGCCGGCTGCGACCCGAAGATCGTCAATATCGGCGCGGTGCTGAGCACCAAGAAGCACGAGCAGATCTTCCGCGAGGCGGTGAACCAGGCCAACAAGCGGCACGGCACCTGGAAGCTCCAGCTCAACGCCACCTCCGTCACCCACAAGCCCAACGCCATCCAGATGGCCCTGTCCGTCTGCGAGGACCTCATCTCCAGCCAG GTCTATGCAATATTAGTTAGtcaccctcctgctcccaacGATCACCTAACACCAACACCTGTATCATACACAGCTGgcttctacaggatccctgtcATTGGTCTGACAACACGCATGTCTATATACTCTGATAAG AGCATCCACCTGTCCTTTTTGCGCACGGTCCCACCCTACTCTCACCAGGCCAACGTCTGGTTTGAGATGATGAGAGTCTTCAACTGGAACCATGTCATCCTGATAGTCAGCGACGACCACGAGGGTCGTGCTGCACAGAAGAAGCTGGAGACCCTCCTGGAGGAGAAAGAGTCCAAG AGTAAAAAAAGGAACTATGAAAACCTCGACCAACTTTCCTATGACAACAAGCGAGGACCCAAG GCTGAGAAAGTGCTTCAGTTTGACCCTGGGACCAAAAATGTGACAGcgctgctgctggaggcgaaGGAGCTGGAGGCCAGGGTCATCATCCTCTCTGCCAG CGAGGATGACGCGGCCACGGTGTACAGATCAGCAGCCATGCTCAACATGACGGGCTCGGGCTACGTGTGGCTGGTGGGGGAGCGGGAGATCTCGGGCAATGCCCTGCGCTACGCCCCGGACG GAGTGATCGGCCTGCAGCTCATCAACGGCAAGAACGAGTCTGCCCACATCAGTGACGCTGTCGCCGTGGTGGCCCAGGCCGTGCACGACTTGTTCGAGAAGGAGAATATCACAGACCCACCGCGGGGCTGCGTGGGCAACACCAACATCTGGAAGACAGGACCCCTTTTTAAGAG GGTGTTGATGTCCTCCAAGTACTCAGAGGGTGTCACCGGCCGGGTGGAGTTCAATGAGGACGGGGACAGGAAATTTGCCAACTACAGCATCATGAACCTGCAGAACCGAAAACTGGTCCAGGTTGGGATTTACAACGGCAGCAAT GTCCTGACCAATGACAGGAAGATCATCTGGCCAGGAGGGGAAACTGAGAAACCTCAAGGCTATCAGATGTCAACCAAACTGAAG ATTGTGACCATCCACCAAGAGCCCTTTGTGTATGTGAAGCCCACTCAGGCAGATGGGACATGTAGGGAGGAATTCACCATCAATGGAGATCCTGTCAAAAAGGTTTTCTGCACTGGACCCAATGAGACCATCCCAG GCCGTCCCaccgtggccctgtgctgctacGGCTTCTGCATCGACCTGCTCATCCGCCTGGCAGGCGTGATGAACTTCACCTACGAGGTTCACCTGGTGGCTGATGGTAAATTTGGTACCCAAGAGAGG GTGAACAACAGCAACAAGAAGGAGTGGAACGGGATGATGGGGGAGCTGCTGAGCGGCCAGGCTGACATGATTGTGGCTCCCCTCACCATCAACAACGAGCGGGCTCAGTACATTGAGTTCTCCAAGCCCTTCAAGTACCAGGGCCTCACCATCCTCGTGAAGAAG GAAATCCCCCGCAGCACCCTGGACTCGTTCATGCAGCCCTTCCAGAGCACGCTCTGGCTGCTGGTGGGACTGTCTGTGCACGTGGTGGCAGTGATGTTGTACCTCTTAGACCGATTCAG TCCATTTGGCCGGTTCAAAGTAAacagtgaggaggaggaggaagatgccCTGACTCTCTCCTCAGCCATGTGGTTCTCCTGGGGAGTCCTGCTGAACTCTGGCATTGGAGAAG gtgcTCCCCGGAGTTTCTCTGCCCGTATCCTTGGCATGGTGTGGGCTGGCTTTGCTATGATCATTGTGGCTTCATACACTGCCAACCTGGCAGCCTTCCTGGTGTTGGACCGACCTGAGGAGAGGATCACAGGCATCAACGACCCCCGG CTGCGCAACCCCTCGGATAAGTTCATCTACGCCACGGTgaagcagagctctgtggacATCTACTTCCGACGGCAGGTGGAGCTGAGCACCATGTACCGGCACATGGAGAAGCACAACTACGAGAGCGCTGCCGAGGCCATCCAGGCAGTGAGGGACAA CAAGCTCCACGCCTTCATCTGGGACTCGGCGGTGCTGGAGTTCGAGGCCTCCCAGAAGTGTGACCTGGTGACCACGGGGGAGCTCTTCTTCCGCTCCGGCTTCGGGATCGGCATGCGCAAGGACAGCCCCTGGAAGCAGAACGTCTCCCTGGCCATCCTCAA GTCTCATGAGAACGGCTTCATGGAGGATTTGGACAAGACTTGGGTGAGGTATCAAGAGTGTGATTCCCGTAGCAATGCCCCAGCAACACTCACCTTTGAAAATATGGCAG GTGTGTTTATGCTGGTGGCTGGAGGTATTGTTGCCgggatatttttaatattcataGAGATAGCTTACAAAAGGCATAAGGACGCGCGGAGGAAGCAGATGCAGCTGGCGTTTGCGGCCGTTAATGTGTGGAGGAAAAACCTGCAG